The proteins below are encoded in one region of Sporosarcina sp. FSL K6-1508:
- a CDS encoding CoA-acylating methylmalonate-semialdehyde dehydrogenase produces the protein MIKNSLKNFINGEWVDAKTKKYEQVPNPATGEILAEVPISTVDDVNDAVRAAKEAFKTWSKTAVPRRARILFKYQQLLVDNWDDLAKLITIENGKSFTEAKGEVLRGIECVEFAAGAPSLMMGKHLPDIATNIESGMYRYPVGVIGGITPFNFPMMVPCWMFPLAIACGNSFILKPSERTPLLANRLAELLTDAGLPAGVFNIVHGAHEVVNSMLEHKDIPAISFVGSQPVAEYVYKTGASHGKRVQALAGAKNHSIVMPDADLDASVKEIIGAAYGSAGERCMACAVVVAVGDVADSLIEKLMQAADAIKIGNGMDDDVFLGPVIRPEHKVKTANYIETGQKEGAVLLRDGREDACMTEGGYFIGPTIFDNVTTEMRIWKEEIFAPVLSIVRVETLEEAIEVTNESDFGNGACLFTQSGHSVRYFRENIEVGMLGVNLGVPAPMAFFPFSGWKNSFYGDLHANGSDGVEFYTRRKMLTARWS, from the coding sequence ATGATAAAAAATAGTTTGAAAAACTTTATTAATGGTGAATGGGTAGATGCGAAGACAAAAAAATATGAGCAAGTTCCGAATCCTGCGACAGGAGAGATTTTAGCGGAAGTTCCTATTTCAACTGTAGATGATGTAAATGATGCAGTAAGAGCGGCAAAAGAAGCATTCAAAACTTGGAGTAAAACTGCTGTACCAAGAAGAGCACGTATTTTGTTCAAATACCAACAGCTTCTTGTAGACAATTGGGATGACTTGGCTAAATTAATCACAATTGAAAATGGAAAAAGTTTTACTGAAGCGAAAGGCGAAGTGTTGAGAGGAATTGAGTGTGTTGAATTCGCAGCTGGTGCCCCCTCGCTTATGATGGGAAAACATTTGCCTGATATCGCGACTAATATTGAATCGGGCATGTATCGTTATCCAGTAGGTGTTATTGGAGGTATCACACCCTTTAACTTCCCGATGATGGTACCTTGCTGGATGTTTCCACTAGCAATTGCTTGTGGGAACTCATTCATACTTAAGCCTTCAGAAAGAACACCACTTCTTGCAAATCGTTTAGCAGAATTGTTAACAGATGCTGGACTTCCAGCAGGTGTATTCAATATTGTTCACGGTGCACATGAAGTTGTAAATAGCATGCTTGAGCATAAAGATATCCCTGCCATTTCATTTGTTGGATCACAGCCTGTGGCAGAATATGTATATAAAACGGGTGCTAGTCACGGCAAACGTGTTCAGGCTTTAGCTGGTGCAAAAAACCATTCAATTGTTATGCCTGATGCTGATTTAGACGCATCTGTTAAAGAAATAATTGGAGCAGCATACGGTTCAGCTGGTGAAAGATGTATGGCTTGTGCTGTTGTTGTAGCAGTTGGGGACGTAGCAGATTCGCTTATTGAAAAACTAATGCAAGCCGCCGATGCGATTAAAATTGGTAACGGAATGGATGACGATGTATTTCTTGGTCCTGTCATCCGTCCGGAACATAAAGTGAAAACTGCTAATTATATTGAAACTGGCCAAAAAGAAGGTGCAGTTCTTCTACGAGATGGACGTGAAGATGCATGCATGACTGAAGGTGGTTACTTCATTGGACCAACAATTTTTGATAATGTTACGACTGAAATGAGAATTTGGAAAGAAGAAATTTTTGCCCCAGTACTTTCGATTGTACGTGTTGAAACGCTAGAAGAAGCGATTGAAGTTACGAATGAATCTGACTTTGGAAATGGAGCATGTCTCTTCACACAAAGTGGTCATAGCGTCCGATACTTCCGTGAAAACATTGAAGTTGGAATGCTTGGCGTTAACTTAGGGGTTCCTGCTCCAATGGCGTTCTTCCCATTCTCCGGCTGGAAAAATTCGTTTTACGGCGACTTACATGCGAATGGGTCAGACGGGGTAGAGTTTTATACGAGAAGAAAAATGCTAACTGCTCGCTGGTCATAA
- a CDS encoding GntP family permease, producing MLGMLGLIASLALLMFLTMKGVNIIIGAIISSLVVAITGGLNLETAMTDYYMTGFTGYFKSWFLIFLLGAIFGKVMEGTKAADSIAKWVTGKLGHSRAVFAVVAAAAIMTYGGVSLFVVGFSVYPIAVSLFRMANLPHRFIPAALVFGSISFTMTAPGSPEIQNLIPTQFFGTKPTAGGLIGVLMALLIMTVGGWFLGRMVRKAAENGEVFSLPDKEKKKESEDASAAIASETKPSQEENKALPPILLAILPLISVIAILNIMANFMSSTAAALISLSGGIFLASLLMAKYLKAFWDALAKGAQDALVAAANTCAVVGFGSVAAKVSSFDQVVDTLVNIPGPPYLGLAIAVTLICGITGSASGGLGIALPILAPIYMGQGLDPNAMHRISALASGGLDSLPHNGYVVTTIRAISGETHKRAYKPIFILSVVIPTIVMFLAVILYSIF from the coding sequence ATGTTAGGTATGTTGGGGCTAATTGCATCTCTCGCTCTATTAATGTTTTTGACGATGAAGGGCGTTAACATAATTATTGGGGCAATTATCAGTTCACTTGTTGTTGCAATTACAGGAGGTCTTAATCTTGAAACGGCAATGACTGATTATTACATGACTGGTTTCACTGGATACTTTAAAAGCTGGTTTCTAATCTTTTTACTTGGTGCTATTTTCGGGAAAGTAATGGAAGGTACGAAAGCTGCAGACAGTATTGCAAAATGGGTCACAGGGAAACTTGGACATTCCCGAGCTGTTTTCGCTGTCGTGGCTGCTGCTGCAATTATGACATATGGCGGCGTCAGTTTATTTGTCGTAGGGTTTTCAGTTTATCCGATTGCGGTGTCTTTATTTCGTATGGCTAATTTACCGCATCGTTTCATTCCAGCTGCGCTTGTCTTCGGATCCATATCATTTACAATGACGGCTCCGGGATCACCGGAGATTCAAAATTTAATTCCAACCCAGTTTTTTGGAACAAAACCAACAGCTGGCGGATTAATTGGCGTATTAATGGCCCTTCTAATTATGACAGTTGGAGGCTGGTTTCTTGGCCGAATGGTTCGAAAGGCGGCAGAAAATGGGGAAGTATTTTCTTTGCCAGATAAAGAGAAGAAAAAGGAAAGCGAAGATGCTTCAGCTGCTATCGCTTCAGAAACAAAACCGAGTCAAGAAGAGAATAAAGCGCTTCCACCTATTCTTTTAGCCATATTGCCGCTTATTTCGGTTATAGCTATATTAAACATTATGGCAAATTTCATGTCTTCAACAGCAGCAGCACTCATTTCACTATCGGGTGGTATTTTTCTCGCAAGTCTATTAATGGCTAAATATTTAAAAGCTTTTTGGGATGCTTTAGCAAAAGGTGCACAAGATGCATTAGTTGCGGCAGCGAACACATGTGCAGTTGTCGGGTTTGGGAGTGTTGCTGCAAAAGTTTCGTCGTTTGACCAAGTAGTGGATACGCTAGTGAATATCCCAGGACCACCTTATTTAGGTCTTGCAATTGCAGTTACACTAATTTGTGGGATTACGGGCTCTGCTTCGGGTGGACTTGGGATTGCTCTTCCAATTCTAGCACCCATCTATATGGGACAAGGACTGGATCCTAACGCCATGCACCGTATTTCCGCACTTGCTTCGGGAGGTTTGGACTCACTGCCCCATAATGGTTATGTAGTCACAACAATCCGTGCAATTAGTGGGGAGACGCATAAACGGGCGTATAAACCGATTTTTATTTTAAGTGTTGTGATACCAACAATTGTGATGTTCTTGGCAGTTATTTTATATTCAATATTCTAA
- a CDS encoding iron-containing alcohol dehydrogenase produces MEQYEVFRSPQVTVYGRNAFSCVGRETALRGKKALIVSDKIMASLGYVEKCIEYLQLENVQSEVYTGVNSEPTDQYVEDSLSLLKDTKCDVIISLGGGSCIDTAKAIAVLGTNGGYIGDYMGGAKRVSISPIPHIAIPTTAGTGSEVTDATVITNTKNNEKMMIKQPQFMPAVAIVDPLLSLSSPKKVTAATGIDALSHAVEAYLSKKAHPMTDVFALSAIRLIVTNIKKAYEYPEDVAVREAMSIGSMYGGMSFSNASVCLVHGMSRPIGAIFHVPHGESNAMLLPAILEYSKESCKERLATIGRIFSKEAENMKVEEAADFAVEQIKNLCLDLKIPNLKDWGIEKDKFESAITKMASDALKSGSPSNNPRVPSQEEIENLYRICYDYQFSDAKVSTQVC; encoded by the coding sequence ATGGAGCAATATGAGGTTTTTAGATCACCTCAGGTAACGGTTTATGGGCGAAATGCATTTAGCTGTGTGGGCAGAGAAACAGCCCTTAGAGGAAAGAAAGCCCTAATTGTAAGCGATAAAATAATGGCAAGCCTAGGTTATGTAGAGAAATGTATCGAATATCTTCAACTGGAAAACGTTCAAAGTGAAGTATACACGGGGGTAAATTCAGAACCGACTGATCAGTATGTTGAAGACTCACTATCTTTATTGAAAGACACGAAGTGCGATGTCATCATTTCGTTGGGGGGAGGAAGCTGTATTGATACGGCAAAAGCAATTGCTGTGTTGGGTACGAATGGCGGTTATATAGGCGACTATATGGGGGGAGCTAAAAGAGTATCAATTTCTCCAATACCGCATATCGCTATACCTACAACTGCTGGAACAGGTTCAGAAGTAACTGATGCAACAGTCATTACGAATACCAAAAATAATGAAAAAATGATGATTAAACAACCACAATTCATGCCCGCGGTAGCAATTGTGGATCCCCTGCTTTCATTGTCCTCTCCTAAAAAGGTGACCGCGGCTACCGGCATAGATGCATTAAGTCATGCAGTAGAAGCTTATTTATCCAAAAAGGCGCATCCAATGACAGATGTCTTTGCCTTATCAGCAATTCGTTTAATTGTCACGAACATAAAAAAAGCGTATGAATATCCGGAAGATGTTGCTGTGAGAGAAGCGATGTCCATAGGGTCAATGTACGGTGGAATGTCATTTTCAAACGCTTCTGTATGCCTCGTGCACGGCATGTCCCGACCTATTGGAGCAATTTTCCATGTTCCGCACGGAGAGTCCAATGCAATGCTTTTACCGGCTATCCTTGAATACAGCAAAGAAAGTTGTAAAGAAAGGCTTGCAACAATCGGACGAATATTTTCGAAGGAAGCAGAAAATATGAAAGTGGAAGAGGCAGCTGACTTTGCAGTCGAGCAAATAAAAAATCTCTGTTTAGATCTTAAAATTCCTAATTTGAAAGATTGGGGGATTGAAAAAGATAAATTTGAAAGCGCCATCACTAAAATGGCTTCGGATGCACTGAAAAGTGGAAGCCCTAGTAATAATCCACGTGTTCCTAGTCAGGAAGAAATTGAAAATCTATATCGCATTTGCTATGATTATCAATTTTCTGATGCGAAAGTTTCTACACAGGTCTGCTAA
- a CDS encoding iron-containing alcohol dehydrogenase: protein MYDYFMPNVNFFGRGSVSVTGERCKILGGKKVLIVTDTFLRGLRGGPVEKVVNSLKKEDIEAIFYDGVEPNPKDTNVADGLKIFRAENCDMIVTVGGGSAHDCGKGIGIAATHEGDLYEDYAGIEKLEYPLPPLVCVNTTAGTGSEVTRHCVITHTKKKIKFVIVSWRNTPLVSINDPELMTGKPAGLTAATGMDALTHAVESYISLGANPITDAAAIQAIKLISGNLRQAVAYGMNMEARENMAYASLLAGMAFNNAGLGYVHAMAHQLGGVYDMPHGVANAILLPHVARFNLIANPQRFADIAEFMGENIDGLSVREAADKAIQAIEKISQDVNIPMNLKDLGVRESDFELMAKMALQDGNAISNPIQGNEKDIVSIFKSAF, encoded by the coding sequence ATGTACGATTATTTTATGCCAAATGTGAATTTCTTCGGTAGAGGTTCTGTCAGTGTAACAGGTGAAAGATGTAAAATTCTTGGCGGTAAAAAAGTGTTGATTGTTACAGATACTTTTTTAAGGGGACTTCGGGGAGGCCCGGTAGAAAAAGTCGTAAATTCCTTAAAAAAAGAAGACATCGAAGCAATATTTTATGATGGTGTAGAACCGAATCCCAAAGACACAAATGTGGCTGATGGTTTGAAGATTTTCAGAGCCGAAAATTGCGATATGATTGTGACTGTTGGTGGAGGTAGTGCGCATGATTGTGGTAAAGGAATTGGCATCGCTGCGACACATGAAGGGGATCTTTACGAAGATTATGCCGGTATAGAAAAACTGGAATACCCACTTCCACCCCTCGTTTGTGTCAATACAACAGCTGGCACAGGGAGTGAAGTAACGCGCCATTGTGTTATCACACATACAAAGAAAAAGATTAAGTTTGTAATTGTTAGTTGGAGAAATACGCCACTTGTGTCAATCAATGACCCGGAACTGATGACAGGGAAACCTGCTGGCTTAACAGCTGCGACAGGAATGGATGCATTGACGCATGCTGTAGAATCCTACATTTCTCTTGGTGCTAACCCTATAACAGATGCAGCAGCGATTCAAGCGATTAAATTGATTTCAGGAAATTTACGACAAGCTGTAGCGTATGGAATGAATATGGAAGCTCGTGAAAACATGGCTTATGCTTCATTGTTGGCTGGAATGGCCTTCAATAATGCTGGACTTGGATATGTTCATGCGATGGCTCATCAACTTGGCGGTGTATATGATATGCCTCACGGTGTTGCAAATGCAATTTTGCTTCCTCATGTTGCACGATTTAATTTAATTGCCAATCCTCAGAGGTTTGCTGATATTGCAGAATTCATGGGTGAGAATATCGATGGTCTATCTGTCAGGGAAGCTGCGGATAAAGCGATTCAAGCAATTGAAAAAATTTCCCAAGATGTCAATATCCCAATGAACTTAAAAGATTTAGGCGTTAGAGAATCAGATTTTGAATTGATGGCAAAAATGGCATTACAAGATGGGAATGCCATCAGTAATCCTATACAAGGTAATGAGAAAGATATCGTTTCTATTTTTAAATCTGCTTTTTAA